A genomic segment from ANME-2 cluster archaeon encodes:
- the surE gene encoding 5'/3'-nucleotidase SurE, with product MTKQILVTNDDGVYAAGIKASYQSVRDLGHVTVVAPSMQKSGVGRSISIFEPLRINKAGVDGMKAFAVGGTPTDAVILGIFSIMKQMPDLVVSGFNIGENISTDTVTTSGTIGAALEAASYGIPAIAASIQVLDEGDKFDDLRSYEYDFKVGKKIVNNIAKKMLQNGLPPGVDMLNINIPRHATPDTDIQVTRLARKIFRTSVQERHDPRGRPYYWIDGDLIHDAEEGTDVHAVMKCGHISVTPISLDSTARVDFKIIEDLF from the coding sequence ATGACCAAGCAGATACTTGTAACCAATGACGACGGCGTCTATGCTGCCGGGATCAAGGCATCCTACCAGTCAGTCCGGGACCTGGGGCACGTTACCGTTGTGGCACCTTCCATGCAAAAAAGCGGCGTGGGTCGCAGTATTTCCATCTTCGAGCCACTGAGGATAAACAAAGCAGGTGTGGACGGGATGAAGGCTTTCGCTGTTGGCGGGACACCCACCGATGCCGTGATACTCGGAATATTCTCAATAATGAAACAAATGCCAGACCTTGTAGTTTCAGGTTTCAATATCGGGGAGAACATCAGTACCGATACCGTAACCACATCAGGCACAATAGGCGCGGCCCTGGAAGCTGCCAGTTACGGCATACCTGCCATCGCTGCCTCTATACAGGTACTGGATGAAGGTGATAAGTTCGATGACCTGCGCTCCTATGAATATGATTTTAAGGTAGGCAAGAAGATTGTGAACAATATCGCTAAAAAGATGCTGCAAAACGGTCTTCCACCTGGTGTGGACATGCTGAACATCAACATACCCAGGCATGCAACCCCCGACACTGACATCCAGGTCACACGGCTGGCCCGTAAGATATTCAGGACATCAGTCCAGGAACGCCATGATCCCAGGGGCAGGCCGTACTACTGGATCGACGGAGACCTGATACATGATGCAGAGGAGGGAACGGACGTGCATGCTGTTATGAAATGCGGACACATTTCAGTTACACCCATTTCACTAGATTCCACTGCCAGGGTAGATTTTAAAATAATCGAAGATTTATTTTGA
- a CDS encoding DUF3344 domain-containing protein — protein sequence MELNILKRNIILCIILLSLLTVTAAAQEPEINGYAADKPLSTFSHDTIKGGLTYTAGDSDYSGKLWTGDTFTVHNPVSLPEGAVVKFARLYNYWTWSAKGSTGRYPDMKLTLDGVELDPDKQYIDRKGWGIYDYPAGTWSYDVTDHISKSGSFTAVVENTGPDRSFFCMNGVGLLVVYTDEEGTDIEYWINEGCDMLNSGLEDDGSSTYTTADQTIAEMMTPTISHGPVKKATLWTIVQSGNWDANRLWVNDMNWSGICDGTPHPDLDIDMRDITGHLTKGKNTIQFQAVEDYAVPSGSFLVIEIEPPTEGVSTSISLEQSAEGASASNGIPGFEVMPAIALILIISLLTFRKCKKKDKDD from the coding sequence ATGGAATTAAATATACTTAAAAGAAACATAATTTTATGCATAATATTGCTGAGCTTACTAACAGTTACGGCAGCAGCGCAGGAACCGGAAATAAATGGATATGCAGCCGATAAACCGCTTTCAACTTTTAGCCATGACACTATTAAAGGCGGATTGACCTACACAGCAGGAGACAGTGATTATAGCGGGAAGCTGTGGACTGGTGACACTTTTACTGTACATAATCCGGTATCTTTACCTGAAGGTGCAGTAGTAAAGTTTGCGCGACTATATAATTACTGGACCTGGAGTGCCAAAGGCTCAACCGGTAGGTATCCTGATATGAAATTGACCCTGGACGGAGTTGAGCTTGACCCGGACAAACAGTATATTGACAGAAAGGGGTGGGGAATATATGACTATCCTGCTGGCACATGGTCATACGACGTGACCGACCATATATCAAAAAGCGGTAGTTTTACGGCAGTGGTAGAAAATACCGGGCCGGATCGTTCATTCTTCTGTATGAACGGTGTGGGTTTGCTTGTAGTCTATACCGATGAGGAAGGAACAGACATCGAATACTGGATCAATGAAGGATGTGATATGCTCAATTCCGGGCTGGAGGATGATGGCTCATCGACCTACACTACGGCTGACCAGACGATCGCTGAGATGATGACTCCCACAATTTCACATGGTCCGGTAAAGAAGGCTACATTGTGGACCATTGTCCAGTCAGGCAATTGGGATGCGAATAGGTTATGGGTTAACGATATGAACTGGTCAGGCATCTGCGACGGTACACCCCATCCTGATCTGGATATTGATATGCGGGACATTACCGGGCATCTGACAAAAGGCAAGAATACTATACAGTTCCAGGCTGTTGAAGATTATGCGGTTCCATCAGGCTCATTTCTCGTAATTGAAATAGAGCCTCCTACCGAGGGGGTATCGACATCTATCTCTTTAGAACAATCAGCAGAAGGGGCATCGGCATCAAACGGCATCCCTGGATTTGAAGTAATGCCCGCAATTGCACTGATCTTAATTATCTCTTTACTAACATTCAGGAAATGTAAAAAGAAAGATAAGGACGACTGA
- a CDS encoding MFS transporter, producing MKTKEKPYAQLLDRIMLYTSVFMIMGLSDAAIPILPELSDSTLLANGAASSLIFSSYFIGALLTMIPFGVLADAYGNRLFIIIGLILTLISGAAIIASDNVWVIVIARFVEGMGCGAFFPAAFAMLSNSRQSGQYIGEFNSLLNLGLAAGMGLAGILVSTGIKNGLILFEGLLVPTFMISLMVLINNGYGETVSKKSEVASVILRSRKMLIHPEYSQIWLLSFILFGSSGVLIALYPDFSLGSLQKGVLGAYLASIYLGAIVTSLIAGRLQVQRDILVRAGMVITGAGALAAVFHPIGLTLMGAGSGLGLVGLVTGVAYLKIEKGLAMGIFNTCTYAGLALVPLISGLVLSSLGYNGSTQGYSGVFVVNGILLMAMVFLPMGALKK from the coding sequence ATGAAAACGAAAGAAAAACCATACGCTCAGCTGCTTGACCGCATAATGCTGTATACGTCGGTCTTTATGATAATGGGGCTCTCGGATGCTGCCATCCCCATCCTTCCGGAACTATCAGACAGCACACTTTTGGCAAACGGAGCCGCTTCCAGCTTGATATTCTCATCATATTTCATAGGTGCACTACTGACCATGATACCTTTTGGTGTACTGGCTGATGCCTACGGCAACAGGTTATTCATCATCATCGGACTCATATTGACATTAATATCAGGTGCTGCTATTATTGCATCTGATAATGTATGGGTGATAGTCATAGCCAGGTTCGTGGAAGGTATGGGATGTGGAGCGTTCTTCCCTGCCGCCTTTGCAATGTTATCAAATTCCAGGCAATCCGGACAGTATATCGGCGAGTTCAATTCCCTGCTGAATCTGGGTCTGGCCGCAGGTATGGGGCTGGCCGGGATACTGGTATCCACAGGAATAAAAAACGGCCTGATATTGTTCGAGGGGCTGCTGGTCCCTACGTTCATGATATCCCTTATGGTACTGATCAATAACGGCTACGGTGAAACAGTATCAAAGAAAAGTGAGGTGGCGTCCGTGATACTCAGGTCAAGGAAAATGCTCATACATCCCGAGTATTCACAGATATGGCTGCTGTCATTTATTTTATTCGGCAGTAGCGGTGTATTAATAGCCCTGTACCCTGATTTCAGTCTTGGTTCACTGCAGAAAGGTGTACTGGGCGCATATCTGGCCAGTATTTATTTAGGTGCAATTGTCACATCCCTGATAGCAGGCAGGCTGCAGGTGCAGAGGGATATTCTTGTCAGGGCAGGTATGGTCATTACCGGTGCGGGTGCACTGGCGGCGGTGTTCCATCCCATTGGCCTGACTCTGATGGGTGCCGGTTCGGGACTGGGGCTGGTGGGACTTGTCACCGGTGTAGCATACCTGAAGATCGAAAAAGGACTGGCCATGGGGATTTTCAATACCTGTACCTATGCCGGGCTTGCACTGGTTCCACTCATTAGCGGGCTGGTGTTGTCATCTCTGGGATATAACGGGTCTACCCAGGGTTACAGCGGAGTGTTTGTTGTAAATGGCATCCTGCTGATGGCAATGGTATTCCTGCCAATGGGAGCACTAAAAAAGTAA